A genomic segment from Pseudanabaena sp. FACHB-2040 encodes:
- a CDS encoding prepilin-type N-terminal cleavage/methylation domain-containing protein: MASSPFAFRLYQTLLQKRRSSRGGFTLTELLVSIVIAGIIISSLLFLVVEMLRADQSEAVLNQTQQDVNNAMDYISRELQEAVFVYPSQADMDAITNQLTDLPRGGSFPPTPVVAFWRIDPVDNAALKTLRTNSSNCTTGDIAFRANCELVSLRQSTYTLVVYLRQGNDPNGIWAGDARILRYEFPQFRNLTTLEERTGFTDPAPSNFEAPTVANGNQGWKIKAGATTTEGNPPAVLVDSIDANTPPASLPGLPACDTAAGYQRIPSDPTVTSFFVCVRDPVLSTDEELALSIELGDEEVARNNQDLIVYLRGNATSNRAGLFTTYNENSRLPTLESRILVRGILDKRP, translated from the coding sequence ATGGCTTCATCACCTTTCGCATTTCGGCTTTACCAAACGCTGCTACAAAAACGGCGAAGTTCACGGGGCGGGTTTACCCTAACCGAACTGCTAGTTTCTATAGTCATTGCTGGAATTATTATTTCTAGCCTGCTGTTCCTAGTTGTGGAAATGCTGAGGGCCGACCAAAGCGAAGCCGTCTTGAACCAGACCCAGCAAGACGTAAACAACGCAATGGATTACATCAGCCGCGAACTCCAAGAGGCGGTGTTTGTGTACCCTAGTCAGGCAGACATGGATGCTATTACTAATCAGCTGACAGATTTGCCTAGAGGCGGATCTTTTCCGCCCACACCCGTTGTAGCTTTCTGGCGAATCGACCCGGTTGATAATGCAGCCTTGAAAACTCTACGTACTAACAGCAGCAACTGCACCACAGGAGATATCGCTTTCAGGGCAAACTGTGAACTCGTCTCCTTGCGACAAAGCACCTACACGCTGGTTGTGTACCTGCGACAGGGAAATGACCCTAACGGCATTTGGGCAGGCGATGCTCGCATCCTTCGCTACGAATTTCCCCAGTTTAGAAATTTAACGACACTGGAAGAACGAACTGGCTTCACCGACCCAGCTCCCAGTAACTTTGAAGCTCCAACGGTTGCTAACGGCAATCAGGGTTGGAAAATCAAAGCAGGTGCAACTACAACCGAGGGCAATCCGCCTGCTGTTTTGGTCGATTCAATAGATGCTAATACTCCGCCTGCTAGCCTCCCAGGTCTACCTGCTTGTGATACAGCTGCTGGCTATCAGCGCATTCCCAGTGACCCAACAGTGACTAGCTTCTTTGTCTGCGTTCGAGATCCTGTTTTATCTACAGATGAAGAGCTTGCTCTATCCATTGAGTTGGGCGATGAGGAAGTTGCCCGAAACAACCAAGACTTAATTGTCTACCTCAGAGGCAATGCAACTTCTAACAGAGCGGGTCTATTCACCACTTACAACGAAAACAGTCGTCTGCCCACGTTAGAGTCTCGCATCTTAGTACGAGGAATCTTAGACAAGAGGCCATAA
- a CDS encoding phycobilisome protein, producing MPALNHSLEQQIVAADGRYLTPEELRSLENYVNSYAQRLETYQKISQHSDAMVLSALRKFARVHPEIIQQSAKRCQYDMSEVLRYIALSILRDDEFLFLEKVMFWLDTVLRAHHKQVACSKAYQYLQEAVDETLTPANSSLIRPYISIVLNSLQPYT from the coding sequence ATGCCAGCCCTAAATCACAGCCTAGAACAACAGATCGTCGCCGCCGATGGCCGCTATTTAACACCAGAAGAACTGCGATCTTTAGAGAACTATGTCAACAGCTACGCTCAGCGGCTAGAGACCTACCAAAAGATCAGCCAGCACAGTGATGCTATGGTGCTAAGTGCTTTGAGAAAATTTGCTCGGGTGCATCCCGAAATTATTCAGCAAAGTGCCAAACGCTGCCAGTATGACATGAGTGAAGTGCTGCGCTATATTGCTCTGTCTATCTTGCGAGATGACGAATTTCTATTTTTAGAAAAGGTCATGTTCTGGCTAGATACCGTGCTGCGAGCCCACCATAAACAAGTGGCCTGCTCCAAAGCTTATCAGTATCTTCAAGAAGCTGTTGATGAGACACTAACCCCCGCTAACAGCAGCCTGATCCGCCCCTACATCAGCATTGTGCTCAACTCTCTTCAGCCCTACACCTGA
- a CDS encoding S8 family serine peptidase has product MALSLSVGPEGIDARRLHAAPYNLTGQKIAIGQVEIGRPSQFGLDKVAYENMPVTVRQVFLLNRSASADEFIDGHAANVAGIMVSQDKQNTGVAPEAMLYSAAVGPLLDRSGQPEECLASQHLALQNSGDVRAINFSFGESLGRDPRPEPVLDGNALLTQCIDWSHRVHDVLYVVAGNQGGGGIPIPTDNFNGINVAYSRLQDGMFTKVDFSNLSSEPAFQPTRAAGPETNEGPRRSINLVAPGSQIALLDPDGQPRVGSGTSFAAPHVVGTVALLQQLADRQIRSGSPNWSLDARKPTVIKAILLNSADKLADTGDGLRLGMSRTLLDQKNQDWRQSDAYRDRKIPLHNELGTGHLNAYRAYEQFNPGAFSPDAPVPAIGWNYSTLESPVPPTDLPRTSTEIRYEDYVFESPLQANSFISATLTWDRQVVLDDANGNDLYDLGETFNDRGLNNLDVYLMRAEDEDLSASIWSSESDVDSTEHIFYQIPETGRYKLRVIYRQQVPDEIIQPYALAWWAVPAR; this is encoded by the coding sequence ATGGCGCTCTCCCTCTCGGTTGGGCCTGAGGGCATTGATGCACGACGTTTACACGCTGCGCCCTACAACCTGACTGGGCAAAAAATTGCTATTGGACAGGTGGAAATTGGTCGGCCTAGTCAGTTTGGCCTTGACAAGGTTGCCTACGAAAACATGCCGGTTACGGTGCGGCAGGTTTTTCTGCTCAACCGCTCGGCCTCTGCGGATGAATTTATTGATGGTCATGCCGCCAATGTGGCAGGCATTATGGTCAGCCAAGACAAGCAAAATACTGGGGTGGCTCCCGAAGCGATGCTCTATTCTGCGGCGGTGGGGCCGCTGTTAGACAGAAGCGGGCAGCCGGAGGAGTGCCTCGCCTCCCAGCACTTGGCGCTGCAAAATAGCGGTGATGTGCGGGCGATCAACTTCAGCTTTGGTGAATCTTTGGGCCGCGACCCGCGACCGGAGCCGGTGCTAGATGGCAATGCCCTGTTAACCCAATGTATTGATTGGTCTCACCGAGTTCATGACGTGCTCTATGTGGTTGCGGGTAACCAAGGCGGTGGCGGCATTCCGATTCCGACAGATAACTTTAACGGCATCAATGTGGCCTATTCGCGGCTGCAGGATGGGATGTTTACTAAGGTGGACTTCTCTAACCTGAGTAGTGAGCCCGCGTTTCAGCCCACACGGGCGGCGGGGCCAGAAACCAACGAAGGGCCGCGCCGATCAATCAATTTGGTAGCCCCCGGCAGCCAGATTGCGCTGCTTGACCCAGACGGGCAGCCGCGGGTGGGCAGCGGTACCAGTTTCGCTGCGCCTCATGTGGTGGGCACTGTGGCGTTGCTGCAGCAGCTGGCCGACCGGCAGATCCGCTCAGGCTCACCCAACTGGAGTTTGGACGCCCGTAAGCCAACTGTGATCAAAGCTATCTTGCTTAACTCTGCTGATAAGCTGGCGGATACGGGGGATGGGCTGCGGCTGGGCATGTCTCGAACGCTGCTGGATCAGAAGAATCAGGACTGGCGGCAGTCGGATGCCTATCGCGATCGCAAAATTCCTCTACACAATGAGCTAGGCACAGGCCATCTCAATGCCTATCGGGCCTATGAGCAGTTCAATCCGGGGGCCTTTTCGCCCGATGCCCCAGTTCCCGCAATTGGCTGGAACTATAGCACTCTAGAGTCTCCGGTACCGCCTACCGATCTGCCTCGCACTAGCACTGAGATCCGCTACGAAGACTACGTTTTTGAATCGCCTCTGCAGGCAAACAGCTTTATCTCTGCCACGCTGACATGGGACCGGCAGGTCGTGCTTGACGATGCCAACGGCAACGATCTCTATGACCTAGGCGAAACCTTTAATGATCGGGGGCTCAACAACCTCGACGTCTACCTGATGCGGGCTGAGGATGAAGACCTGAGCGCCAGCATTTGGTCGTCTGAGAGCGATGTCGACAGTACTGAACACATTTTTTATCAAATTCCGGAAACAGGGCGGTACAAACTGAGAGTTATCTATCGGCAGCAGGTGCCGGACGAGATTATCCAGCCTTACGCACTAGCGTGGTGGGCGGTCCCGGCCCGGTAG
- the rpe gene encoding ribulose-phosphate 3-epimerase, with amino-acid sequence MTQAKSNKSTVIAPSILSADFSRLGDEIRAVDQAGADWIHVDVMDGRFVPNITIGPLIVEAIRPVTQKPLDVHLMIVEPEKYVEGFAKAGADIISVHAEHNASPHLHRTLGQIKELGKQAGVVLNPSTPLSLIEYALELCDLVLIMSVNPGFGGQSFIPGVLPKIRALRQMCDERGLDPWIEVDGGLKANNTWQVLEAGANAVVAGSAVFNAPDYATAIESIRSSKRPTPELAAV; translated from the coding sequence ATGACCCAGGCCAAATCCAATAAGTCCACTGTTATTGCACCTTCCATTTTGTCGGCTGATTTTAGCCGTTTGGGCGACGAGATCCGGGCTGTCGACCAGGCAGGCGCGGACTGGATTCACGTGGATGTCATGGATGGTCGGTTTGTACCGAACATCACCATCGGCCCCCTGATTGTCGAGGCCATCCGTCCGGTCACCCAAAAGCCGCTAGATGTGCACCTGATGATTGTGGAGCCAGAGAAGTACGTAGAAGGCTTTGCCAAAGCCGGAGCCGATATCATCTCTGTTCACGCCGAGCACAATGCGTCTCCCCACCTGCATCGCACCCTAGGCCAAATTAAGGAACTGGGCAAGCAGGCAGGTGTTGTGCTCAACCCCTCCACCCCCCTATCGCTAATCGAGTATGCGCTGGAGCTTTGCGATCTAGTGCTGATCATGAGCGTCAACCCCGGCTTTGGAGGGCAGAGCTTCATCCCCGGCGTCCTTCCTAAGATTCGGGCTCTGCGCCAGATGTGCGACGAGCGCGGCCTCGACCCCTGGATTGAGGTAGACGGCGGACTCAAGGCCAACAACACCTGGCAGGTGCTAGAGGCAGGAGCCAATGCTGTTGTGGCTGGATCTGCGGTCTTTAATGCGCCTGACTACGCAACGGCTATCGAAAGCATTCGCAGCAGCAAGCGGCCTACGCCCGAACTGGCTGCGGTTTAG
- a CDS encoding ParM/StbA family protein, whose protein sequence is MTPATKTRRSVRSQAPDPSPIPRTLALDAGNYDLKFFDGNGHPKAIRSVRYQLPRGRDAVSYSEASPLIELPDGRRYHFGAQAYKYRRQQQTVIENKVELARLHLYACLEPIAETVAEFPLQLYISTPDPGRNAVEIEEQLVGPHEFRRNGLDFRVMVESVQVRREGMGAYHYAQKQGLIPDTGYTIVVDIGGGTWLTRLVDADGEVIDENIMDRGGTYELATAISFDRRLSDALGTTADPCIVMDGFRVGHLYADTGLGWTGWLDEYLDPWFKGIFQTIKAQFTPFMPRVTRFLVTGGGSHLISDRLVGRNLFAVMGDPQFANVRGLFLLSSDTQLCMTTK, encoded by the coding sequence ATGACCCCGGCTACCAAAACCAGACGCTCTGTGCGATCGCAAGCCCCCGACCCCAGCCCTATCCCTCGCACCCTGGCCCTCGATGCCGGGAACTATGACCTTAAGTTTTTTGACGGCAACGGTCATCCTAAAGCGATTCGTTCGGTTCGTTACCAGTTGCCCCGAGGCCGAGATGCGGTCAGCTACTCTGAAGCCTCGCCGCTGATTGAGCTGCCCGATGGTCGCCGCTACCACTTTGGAGCCCAGGCATATAAATACCGCCGCCAGCAGCAAACTGTGATCGAAAACAAAGTGGAGCTGGCCCGACTCCACCTCTATGCCTGCCTAGAGCCGATTGCCGAAACCGTAGCCGAGTTTCCGCTCCAGCTCTACATCTCCACCCCCGATCCGGGCCGCAATGCAGTTGAGATCGAAGAGCAGCTTGTAGGGCCGCATGAATTTCGGCGCAATGGCCTCGACTTTCGGGTGATGGTCGAGTCGGTGCAGGTCAGACGCGAAGGCATGGGCGCTTACCACTATGCCCAGAAGCAGGGGTTAATCCCTGATACGGGCTACACTATCGTCGTTGATATTGGGGGCGGCACCTGGCTGACCCGTCTGGTAGACGCCGATGGCGAAGTCATCGACGAAAACATCATGGACCGGGGCGGCACCTACGAACTGGCAACCGCCATCAGCTTCGACCGTCGCTTGAGCGATGCCTTAGGCACCACAGCCGACCCCTGCATTGTGATGGACGGTTTCCGAGTGGGTCACCTCTATGCCGATACTGGACTGGGCTGGACAGGCTGGCTAGACGAGTACCTCGACCCATGGTTTAAGGGCATTTTTCAGACAATTAAGGCCCAATTTACGCCTTTCATGCCTAGAGTCACCCGCTTTTTGGTTACTGGCGGCGGCTCTCACCTAATCTCTGATCGGCTAGTAGGCCGAAATCTATTCGCTGTCATGGGCGACCCCCAGTTTGCCAACGTGCGGGGGCTATTTCTGCTATCGAGTGATACCCAATTATGCATGACAACAAAGTAA
- a CDS encoding phycobilisome rod-core linker polypeptide: protein MNYTQEVTVSRHSSREERKAALYQIYVQVLERQPYAFERKQLVKAEDDFLHDKIGVKRFLKALGHSAVYLDEFYHGSSNLKFLELCFKHFMGRAPRDRQEMRLYCDILMRDGVQALITYMIDSEEYRKHFGCFTVPYSPQEETYGSPKAYLETFILNRELHGRRGKVLPTMLWHELGLTCDGGNCRLKNSLAAPTQPPARSQGDFLQMLRSMNPSDLEQIASALSADQREKLRQALMQPA, encoded by the coding sequence ATGAATTACACCCAAGAAGTCACTGTCAGCAGGCACTCTTCCCGAGAGGAGCGCAAAGCAGCCCTTTATCAAATCTATGTCCAGGTGCTAGAGCGACAGCCCTATGCCTTTGAGCGAAAGCAGCTAGTCAAAGCAGAAGACGATTTTCTGCACGACAAAATTGGCGTCAAGCGTTTCTTAAAGGCACTGGGCCATTCAGCAGTTTACCTTGATGAGTTTTACCATGGTTCGTCAAACCTAAAGTTTTTAGAGCTTTGCTTTAAGCACTTCATGGGACGAGCCCCTCGGGACCGCCAGGAAATGCGGCTCTATTGCGATATCCTCATGCGCGATGGTGTACAGGCCCTGATTACCTACATGATTGACTCTGAGGAGTACCGAAAGCACTTCGGCTGCTTTACAGTCCCCTACTCTCCCCAGGAGGAAACCTACGGATCTCCCAAAGCCTACCTAGAAACCTTTATCCTGAACCGTGAACTGCACGGTCGTCGAGGTAAAGTACTGCCGACAATGCTTTGGCACGAACTGGGCCTGACTTGCGACGGAGGAAACTGCCGTCTGAAAAACAGCCTAGCAGCACCCACCCAGCCCCCGGCCCGATCTCAGGGCGACTTTCTGCAGATGCTGCGGTCTATGAACCCATCGGATCTAGAGCAGATCGCCTCTGCCCTCTCTGCCGATCAGCGAGAAAAACTGCGCCAAGCTTTGATGCAGCCAGCGTAA
- the bchI gene encoding magnesium chelatase ATPase subunit I, with protein sequence MNPTVAASPTPTPAPRRAVFPFTAVIGQEEMKLALLLNVIDPKVGGVMIMGDRGTGKSTTIRALADLLPEIDIVADDPFNRAPEDADLLAERGVTELPLAKKKVPMVDLPLGATEDRVCGTIDIEKALSEGVKAFEPGLLAKANRGILYVDEVNLLDDHLVDVLLDSAASGWNTVEREGISIRHPAQFVLVGSGNPEEGELRPQLLDRFGMHAEIRTVKDPELRVQIVEQRSEFDRNPQEFLNTYQAQQTELQHRLVSAQERLGGVALDHDYRVKISQICAELDVDGLRGDIVTNRAAKALAAYEGRTEVTVDDIRRVITLCLRHRLRKDPLESIDSGHKVEKVFCQVFELADPDAAAAANGRQPMGVR encoded by the coding sequence GTGAATCCTACCGTTGCAGCCTCTCCTACCCCGACCCCTGCGCCCCGCCGTGCAGTCTTTCCGTTTACTGCCGTGATTGGCCAGGAAGAGATGAAGCTGGCGCTGTTGCTCAACGTGATCGACCCCAAAGTTGGGGGAGTCATGATCATGGGCGATCGCGGCACCGGCAAGTCCACCACCATCCGGGCCCTAGCTGACCTCCTGCCAGAGATCGATATCGTGGCCGATGACCCCTTCAACCGCGCTCCTGAAGATGCAGATCTGCTGGCAGAACGAGGCGTTACCGAACTGCCTTTAGCCAAGAAAAAGGTGCCGATGGTCGATTTACCCCTAGGGGCTACCGAAGATCGAGTCTGCGGCACCATCGATATTGAAAAGGCTCTTTCAGAAGGGGTGAAAGCCTTTGAACCGGGGCTGCTGGCAAAGGCAAACCGAGGCATTCTCTATGTCGATGAGGTGAACCTGCTCGACGATCACCTGGTAGACGTACTGCTAGACTCGGCCGCTTCTGGCTGGAACACGGTCGAACGCGAAGGTATCTCCATTCGTCACCCGGCTCAGTTTGTGCTGGTTGGCTCTGGCAACCCAGAGGAGGGAGAGCTGCGCCCTCAGCTCCTCGACCGCTTTGGCATGCACGCCGAAATTCGTACCGTCAAAGATCCAGAGCTGCGGGTGCAGATTGTAGAGCAGCGCTCTGAGTTTGACCGCAATCCTCAGGAATTTTTGAACACTTACCAGGCTCAGCAGACGGAACTGCAGCACCGACTGGTTAGCGCTCAAGAAAGGCTGGGCGGAGTCGCTCTTGACCATGACTATCGGGTCAAAATTTCCCAAATTTGCGCTGAGCTAGATGTAGACGGTCTGCGTGGCGATATTGTGACTAACCGAGCCGCTAAAGCATTAGCCGCCTACGAAGGTCGTACTGAGGTGACGGTAGACGACATCCGCCGGGTTATTACCCTCTGCCTGCGACACCGACTGCGGAAAGACCCGCTAGAGTCGATTGACTCTGGCCATAAGGTCGAGAAGGTCTTTTGCCAGGTATTTGAGCTGGCCGATCCGGATGCGGCAGCAGCGGCTAATGGCCGTCAGCCGATGGGTGTTCGCTAA
- a CDS encoding prepilin-type N-terminal cleavage/methylation domain-containing protein produces MNRFKSRQKASTNGGFTLIEALIVVIMVAILMGIAAPGWFAFVNRQRMKTVQNDLTEVFRQAQTNAEQLRSQQFVTIDTAADVPTVRVNGAPQVLGSGNINPGFITLSSNITPATISFDYRGMPVETASIPFVVRIRPDGAGVQQCVIVANLLGSIKTASNAQCDNVTAASMRAE; encoded by the coding sequence ATGAACCGCTTTAAGTCAAGACAAAAAGCATCCACCAACGGGGGCTTCACGCTAATCGAGGCTCTAATCGTTGTTATTATGGTCGCTATCCTCATGGGTATTGCCGCGCCGGGCTGGTTTGCCTTTGTTAACCGCCAGCGCATGAAGACAGTGCAAAACGACCTGACCGAAGTCTTTAGACAAGCCCAGACCAATGCCGAACAGCTTCGCAGCCAGCAATTTGTCACTATTGACACAGCAGCAGACGTGCCCACGGTAAGGGTCAATGGTGCGCCCCAAGTCTTGGGCAGTGGCAACATCAACCCCGGATTTATCACGCTGTCTTCAAACATAACGCCTGCCACCATTTCCTTTGACTACCGGGGCATGCCTGTAGAAACAGCAAGCATTCCTTTCGTGGTCAGAATTCGACCTGATGGGGCAGGGGTGCAGCAGTGTGTAATTGTCGCCAACCTACTCGGCAGCATCAAAACTGCGTCAAATGCCCAGTGCGATAACGTGACTGCCGCATCAATGAGAGCTGAGTAA
- the ruvC gene encoding crossover junction endodeoxyribonuclease RuvC: protein MTTRILGLDPGLAILGFGVIEASAGSVGSLAGASVLDFGIIETPAKTDIGERLCTIYDDLHSLMKQVTPDLVVIEKMFFYRMGNTILVAQARGVVMLVLAQYRVPLMEFTPAQVKQALTGYGNADKASVQEAVARELCLNKIPRPDDAADALALALTGWYKR, encoded by the coding sequence ATGACAACTCGAATCTTAGGACTTGATCCAGGTCTGGCAATTCTAGGGTTCGGGGTGATTGAAGCCTCTGCGGGCTCCGTTGGGTCGTTGGCAGGGGCTTCTGTTTTGGATTTTGGCATTATCGAAACGCCTGCCAAGACTGATATTGGGGAGCGGCTGTGCACGATCTACGATGATTTGCACAGCTTAATGAAGCAGGTCACCCCAGACTTGGTCGTGATTGAAAAGATGTTTTTTTACCGGATGGGAAACACTATTTTGGTTGCACAAGCTCGCGGGGTGGTGATGCTGGTGCTAGCTCAGTACCGGGTTCCGCTGATGGAGTTTACGCCTGCCCAGGTGAAGCAGGCTTTGACGGGGTATGGCAATGCTGATAAGGCCTCGGTGCAAGAAGCGGTAGCCCGTGAACTGTGTCTTAACAAAATTCCCAGACCCGATGACGCGGCCGACGCTCTAGCCCTGGCGCTAACTGGCTGGTATAAGCGCTAG